In a single window of the Renibacterium salmoninarum ATCC 33209 genome:
- the mihF gene encoding integration host factor, actinobacterial type: MSLRPLTAQERAAALDKAARARTIRAEVKQKIKTGATSVEQVLLAADKEEALGRLKVSELLEALPGVGQVRAGAIMERIKIARTRRVRGLGVHQRKALIEFLGASTSQSGK, encoded by the coding sequence GTGAGTTTGCGTCCTTTGACAGCGCAAGAGCGCGCTGCAGCCCTTGATAAAGCGGCCAGAGCTCGGACGATCCGGGCTGAGGTAAAGCAAAAAATTAAAACTGGCGCTACCAGCGTGGAACAGGTTCTGCTGGCCGCCGATAAGGAAGAGGCATTGGGTAGGTTGAAAGTTTCGGAATTGCTGGAGGCGCTTCCCGGCGTGGGCCAAGTGAGAGCGGGAGCAATTATGGAACGAATCAAAATCGCCAGGACACGACGTGTTCGGGGCTTGGGTGTGCACCAACGCAAAGCGCTTATTGAGTTTCTCGGTGCCAGCACCAGCCAGAGTGGAAAGTAG
- the coaBC gene encoding bifunctional phosphopantothenoylcysteine decarboxylase/phosphopantothenate--cysteine ligase CoaBC produces MRIILGVGGGIAAYKAASLLRLFTESGHHVTVIPTESALKFVGAATWEALSGQTVSNSVFDQVEKVNHVRLGHEADLIVVAPATADLLARAAGGHADDLLTNTLLMARGPVLFAPAMHSEMWANPATRANVKTLRERGIQVLEPATGRLTGSDSGPGRLPEPEAIFSAAMALLSESTLTIPVGQLQGLKAVITAGGTREPLDPVRFLGNRSSGKQGVALAIAARNAGADVTLIVGHLEVAVPDGVRVIQVDTALELQASAENAASDADLIIMAAAVADFRPDHTEGAKIKKRDDAADPVIHLVRNPDILAGLVASRDAEARTQLIIGFAAETGDEQGDVLHYAKAKLARKGCDFLVVNQVGADADGHERTFGQDSNQVLILDRDGSEPLAANGSKQKVANAVIDRIAAKLGLEN; encoded by the coding sequence ATGCGCATCATCCTCGGAGTAGGCGGCGGAATCGCCGCTTACAAGGCAGCATCGTTACTTCGGTTGTTCACTGAGTCTGGCCATCACGTCACTGTCATTCCAACAGAGTCAGCGCTCAAGTTCGTCGGTGCTGCTACGTGGGAGGCGCTATCTGGGCAGACCGTGAGCAACTCGGTCTTTGACCAGGTGGAGAAGGTCAACCATGTCAGGCTGGGCCACGAGGCTGATCTGATCGTCGTTGCACCTGCAACTGCGGATCTGTTGGCCAGAGCGGCTGGCGGACACGCAGATGATCTGCTGACCAATACTTTGCTGATGGCGCGCGGTCCGGTGTTATTCGCACCGGCGATGCATTCCGAGATGTGGGCTAATCCGGCTACCCGGGCGAATGTGAAAACTTTGCGTGAGCGCGGAATTCAGGTGCTGGAGCCGGCAACGGGGAGGCTAACCGGTTCAGATTCGGGGCCGGGCCGACTGCCGGAGCCAGAGGCTATTTTCAGTGCTGCGATGGCTTTGCTATCCGAATCGACGCTGACTATTCCAGTTGGCCAATTGCAAGGTCTCAAAGCAGTAATTACTGCCGGTGGCACTCGTGAACCGTTGGATCCGGTGCGCTTCTTAGGCAATCGTTCGTCCGGAAAACAAGGTGTGGCGCTGGCTATTGCAGCTAGAAACGCCGGCGCAGACGTGACTCTTATTGTCGGTCATCTTGAAGTTGCGGTGCCAGATGGCGTCAGAGTAATTCAAGTTGATACCGCGCTAGAACTCCAAGCCTCCGCTGAGAACGCTGCGAGCGATGCTGATTTGATCATTATGGCTGCGGCGGTTGCGGATTTCCGACCCGATCACACCGAAGGCGCCAAAATAAAAAAGCGCGATGACGCCGCGGATCCGGTGATTCATCTAGTTCGGAATCCCGATATTTTGGCGGGCCTGGTAGCTAGCCGAGATGCGGAAGCACGAACGCAATTGATTATTGGATTTGCCGCTGAGACTGGTGACGAGCAAGGCGATGTTTTGCACTATGCCAAAGCGAAGCTTGCGCGCAAAGGGTGCGACTTTCTTGTGGTCAATCAAGTGGGCGCAGATGCTGACGGTCATGAACGCACCTTTGGTCAAGATTCCAACCAGGTACTCATCCTCGATCGGGATGGCTCCGAACCTCTAGCAGCGAACGGTTCGAAACAAAAGGTAGCCAATGCGGTTATCGATCGAATCGCTGCCAAGCTCGGCCTGGAGAACTGA
- a CDS encoding maleylpyruvate isomerase family mycothiol-dependent enzyme — protein sequence MQTVSARTHLESLTSSIRFFADSLSAAQAQPARQVPACPGWGLPELYGHLGSVHRWITSALLVAGTSERFAPRQEWQQDSDAFEFFTASAPKMLAALAGIDPETPAWTFGPPPRTASFWFRRQNHEHLIHAEDLAQTLGLAAPKISDRFALDGVDEVLSVLIPQRIRAGLVEQPAPLRFVAGEASWSIGEGAAETVVETDPRTLFLGIWGRHALASQASVTGPVSHLEGFLAGNYVP from the coding sequence ATGCAGACTGTGTCAGCTCGAACGCACCTCGAATCGTTGACTAGCTCAATACGCTTCTTCGCCGACTCGCTCTCCGCGGCGCAGGCGCAACCAGCTCGACAGGTGCCAGCCTGTCCTGGCTGGGGCCTGCCTGAGCTTTATGGACATCTTGGTTCAGTCCATCGTTGGATTACCTCCGCGTTGCTCGTCGCCGGAACATCAGAGCGATTCGCGCCGCGGCAGGAGTGGCAGCAGGATAGCGACGCCTTTGAGTTCTTTACGGCCAGTGCGCCGAAGATGCTGGCCGCCTTGGCGGGCATTGATCCAGAGACCCCTGCGTGGACTTTTGGACCTCCACCACGAACCGCATCCTTTTGGTTTCGACGACAAAACCACGAACACCTCATCCATGCTGAAGATCTAGCTCAAACTTTGGGCTTGGCAGCGCCAAAAATTTCCGACCGGTTTGCGCTTGACGGGGTAGATGAAGTTCTTAGTGTGCTCATTCCTCAGCGAATCCGCGCTGGACTTGTGGAGCAACCGGCACCATTGCGGTTCGTCGCGGGCGAAGCAAGTTGGTCGATTGGCGAGGGCGCAGCGGAAACTGTGGTCGAAACTGATCCGCGGACGCTATTTTTAGGCATCTGGGGTAGACATGCGCTTGCGAGTCAAGCGTCGGTTACCGGGCCCGTCTCTCATCTAGAAGGGTTCCTCGCGGGCAATTATGTTCCTTGA
- a CDS encoding MDR family MFS transporter, producing MTETIHNHPPSSNPARNNAKNMQVIYLLLTATFVVFLNETIMNLALVPLMNDLHIDEATVQWLSTAFMLTMAVVIPTTGYLLQRLSTRQVFIIAMTLFSLGTALAIVAPGFGVLLIARIIQASGTAIMMPLLMTTILQLVPANSRGRTMGNISIVISVAPAIGPTIAGIILSLGSWRWMFGVVLPIALAMLAIGVRWVRNVNEPTSAPLDIPSVVLSALGFSGLVYGLSQLGHTGSSTGPAVLIGSLLIGAVTLLIFVLRQLRLQRQDDALLDLRTFRSRSFTATVIMMVIAMMALFGTIILLPIYLQSVLHIENLWVGLMLLPGGLIMGLSAPIVGRLFDKYGPRPLIVPGTIVVTASLWLLSMVTASTSPYYVLAMHMLLSLGLGFTFTPLFTAGLASLKPKLYSHGSAMVGTVQQVAGAAGTVLFIAVLSSQKTSLLAGGSTLEVATAGGIRLAFMIGAILFTLNIVIGFFITKPPAEEPEPSEQEPVHASTP from the coding sequence ATGACTGAAACCATCCACAATCACCCGCCCAGTAGTAACCCTGCACGTAACAACGCCAAAAACATGCAGGTTATTTACTTGCTACTTACCGCAACTTTTGTCGTCTTCCTGAATGAGACGATCATGAATCTCGCCTTAGTTCCCCTGATGAATGATCTCCACATCGATGAGGCAACCGTCCAGTGGCTTTCCACTGCCTTTATGCTGACAATGGCTGTTGTCATTCCAACAACTGGTTATCTACTACAGCGACTCAGCACCAGACAAGTCTTCATTATCGCCATGACGTTGTTCAGCTTGGGAACCGCGCTAGCCATTGTCGCGCCGGGATTTGGTGTACTACTTATCGCCAGAATCATTCAAGCCTCCGGCACCGCGATCATGATGCCGCTCCTGATGACGACAATCTTGCAATTGGTACCTGCCAATTCTCGCGGCCGAACTATGGGCAACATCAGCATCGTTATTTCCGTTGCGCCCGCAATCGGCCCGACAATTGCTGGCATCATTTTGAGCTTGGGATCCTGGCGTTGGATGTTCGGGGTGGTACTGCCGATAGCGCTAGCCATGCTCGCAATCGGAGTGCGTTGGGTTCGTAATGTCAACGAACCAACTAGCGCGCCATTGGATATTCCGTCGGTCGTGCTTTCCGCGCTTGGCTTTAGCGGATTGGTCTATGGACTAAGCCAGTTGGGCCATACCGGCAGCAGCACGGGCCCCGCTGTACTCATCGGTTCCTTACTGATCGGTGCGGTTACCTTGTTGATCTTCGTTTTGCGGCAGTTGCGCTTGCAACGTCAAGACGATGCGCTCTTGGACCTTCGAACATTCCGCAGCCGTTCATTTACCGCGACCGTGATCATGATGGTCATTGCGATGATGGCCTTGTTCGGCACCATCATCTTGTTGCCGATATATCTACAGAGCGTGCTTCATATTGAGAACCTTTGGGTTGGCCTCATGCTGCTACCGGGTGGCCTGATCATGGGCCTATCCGCGCCAATCGTCGGCAGATTATTCGACAAATATGGGCCTCGGCCACTCATCGTGCCCGGCACGATCGTAGTAACCGCCTCGCTCTGGCTGCTCTCGATGGTCACCGCCAGCACGTCGCCTTATTACGTACTAGCGATGCATATGCTGCTCAGCCTTGGTTTGGGTTTTACTTTTACGCCGCTCTTTACCGCCGGCTTGGCCTCGCTCAAACCGAAGCTTTACTCACACGGCTCAGCCATGGTGGGAACGGTTCAGCAGGTCGCCGGTGCCGCCGGTACAGTGCTGTTTATTGCCGTGTTGAGTTCACAAAAGACCAGCCTGCTTGCTGGCGGTTCAACCCTCGAGGTTGCCACAGCTGGCGGAATCCGGCTCGCATTTATGATCGGCGCGATTCTGTTCACGTTAAATATTGTGATCGGATTCTTCATCACGAAACCTCCAGCTGAAGAGCCCGAACCAAGCGAACAGGAACCAGTTCACGCAAGCACGCCGTAA
- the metK gene encoding methionine adenosyltransferase translates to MTSSAISANGQRENLRLFTSESVTEGHPDKICDQISDSILDALLAADPNSRVAVETLATTGLVHVAGEVTTDAYVEIPQIVRETILNIGYDSSANGFDGARCGVSVSIGQQSPDIFDGVFNSLEAREGTNVDAYDLQGAGDQGIMFGYASDETATFMPTPIFLAHRLSERLSEVRKNGQLPYLRPDGKTQVTIGYDGDRPVSVETVVISSQHAENASLDQLRLDLAELVIDPVLSASGLDIERTKNILNPAGAFVIGGPVGDAGLTGRKIIVDTYGGMARHGGGAFSGKDPSKVDRSAAYAMRWVAKNVVAAGLARRAEIQVAYAIGQARPVGTYVETFGTETVDPQKISDAILEIFDLRPQAIINDLDLKRPIYAKTAAHGHFGREEPEFTWELTNRVDALRSYFGA, encoded by the coding sequence GTGACTTCATCTGCGATTTCAGCTAACGGCCAGCGCGAGAATCTTCGCCTTTTCACCTCTGAATCGGTGACCGAAGGCCATCCTGACAAGATTTGTGACCAAATCAGTGATTCGATTTTGGACGCGCTTTTGGCCGCAGATCCGAATTCGCGAGTTGCGGTGGAAACACTGGCTACCACGGGCTTGGTGCATGTCGCTGGTGAGGTGACTACCGATGCTTATGTAGAAATCCCGCAGATTGTCCGTGAGACGATTCTGAATATTGGCTACGATTCCTCGGCGAACGGTTTCGACGGTGCTCGTTGTGGGGTGTCGGTGTCAATCGGCCAGCAATCACCTGATATTTTCGACGGCGTGTTCAACTCACTCGAAGCCCGCGAGGGCACGAACGTGGATGCCTACGATTTACAAGGTGCGGGCGACCAAGGAATCATGTTCGGTTATGCCTCTGATGAGACAGCGACCTTCATGCCAACGCCGATCTTTTTGGCTCATCGACTTTCTGAGCGACTTTCAGAGGTCCGTAAGAACGGCCAGTTGCCGTATCTCAGGCCCGACGGCAAGACCCAGGTAACCATTGGTTACGATGGCGACCGTCCAGTCAGCGTGGAGACTGTGGTCATCTCCAGCCAACATGCTGAAAACGCCTCGTTAGATCAGTTGCGTTTGGATTTGGCCGAGCTGGTCATCGATCCGGTTCTGTCCGCGTCGGGATTGGATATTGAGCGGACCAAGAACATCTTGAATCCCGCAGGCGCATTTGTGATTGGCGGCCCCGTTGGCGACGCGGGTTTGACCGGTCGCAAGATCATCGTCGATACCTATGGTGGCATGGCTAGACACGGCGGCGGCGCCTTTTCGGGCAAAGACCCGTCGAAAGTTGATCGTTCGGCCGCTTACGCAATGCGTTGGGTGGCTAAGAACGTGGTGGCTGCAGGATTAGCTCGCCGGGCTGAGATTCAGGTTGCCTATGCTATTGGGCAGGCTCGTCCGGTTGGTACCTACGTTGAGACGTTTGGAACCGAGACTGTCGATCCGCAGAAGATCAGCGACGCTATTTTGGAAATTTTCGATTTGCGGCCGCAGGCGATCATTAATGATTTGGACCTGAAGCGTCCGATTTACGCTAAGACTGCTGCTCATGGCCATTTTGGTCGCGAAGAGCCTGAATTTACTTGGGAACTGACCAATCGCGTGGACGCATTGCGTTCGTACTTTGGCGCTTAA
- the gmk gene encoding guanylate kinase codes for MSVSPYAAGLTVLAGPTAVGKGTVSTFIRDNFPQVWLSVSATTRAPRPGEIDGVHYFFKTADEFDQLVADGAFLEWAVVHGRNRYGTLRSTVEDAVAAGRSVLLEIDLQGARQVKAAVPEARFVFFAPPSWDELVRRLIGRGTETEQEQQRRLETAKIELAAESEFDHTIVNDSVQRAADELVSLMGITAAPATGHSQNT; via the coding sequence GTGTCAGTATCACCATATGCAGCAGGACTTACCGTCCTGGCTGGGCCGACCGCCGTCGGCAAGGGAACCGTTTCCACCTTCATCCGGGACAATTTCCCGCAAGTCTGGCTTTCAGTCTCGGCAACTACTCGTGCGCCGCGCCCGGGCGAAATTGACGGCGTGCACTATTTTTTCAAAACGGCCGATGAGTTTGATCAGTTAGTAGCTGACGGTGCCTTCTTGGAATGGGCGGTTGTGCACGGTCGCAATCGCTACGGAACGCTACGTTCAACCGTTGAAGACGCGGTAGCAGCCGGAAGGTCGGTGTTATTAGAGATCGATTTGCAAGGCGCTCGACAAGTTAAAGCAGCAGTTCCTGAGGCTCGTTTCGTCTTTTTTGCGCCACCAAGTTGGGACGAATTGGTGCGCAGATTGATTGGACGCGGCACCGAAACTGAGCAGGAGCAGCAACGTCGGCTAGAAACCGCTAAAATAGAACTCGCCGCCGAATCTGAGTTCGATCACACCATCGTTAATGACAGTGTGCAGAGGGCGGCAGATGAGCTAGTTTCCTTAATGGGCATTACCGCCGCACCCGCGACCGGTCATTCTCAGAACACGTAA
- the rpoZ gene encoding DNA-directed RNA polymerase subunit omega has product MSNPAEGIINPPIDSLLEAADSKYGLVIFGAKRARQINAYYAQLHEGLFEYVGPLVDTKLNEKSLSIALREINEGMLVAKPVAVVDGAE; this is encoded by the coding sequence GTGTCTAATCCTGCCGAAGGCATTATTAACCCACCGATCGATTCGCTGCTTGAAGCCGCCGATTCGAAGTACGGTCTGGTCATCTTCGGCGCCAAGCGCGCCCGCCAGATTAACGCCTACTATGCACAACTCCACGAGGGGTTGTTTGAGTATGTTGGCCCGCTGGTAGATACCAAACTGAACGAGAAGTCTCTTTCGATCGCCTTGCGTGAAATCAACGAGGGCATGTTGGTCGCCAAGCCCGTTGCAGTTGTTGACGGCGCCGAGTAA
- the pyrF gene encoding orotidine-5'-phosphate decarboxylase: MSELPLDGAHRFGARLQKLMTERGQLCVGIDPHPALLSNWGLPDTASGAREFALRILDSVAGLVPAIKPQVALFERFGSAGFLVLEELLAASRDAGVLSIADAKRGDIGSTMAAYALAWLDSESTLAADAVTLSPYLGFESLRPALDLATDQGRGVFVLALTSNPEGPSVQHVGASENDGAVAARIVRAASEENHRELAGRTLAGETNGQTLGSTGLVIGATVGESVRKLGLDLAGVSGPILAPGLGAQGATGADLRVVFDSAYPQVLATSSRGIAEAGPDRNAIAAATRATLEELTAQ, encoded by the coding sequence ATGTCTGAGTTGCCGCTGGACGGTGCGCATCGCTTTGGTGCAAGGTTGCAAAAGCTGATGACTGAGCGGGGTCAGCTGTGCGTCGGAATCGATCCGCACCCGGCGCTCTTGAGTAATTGGGGCTTGCCAGACACAGCCAGTGGCGCCCGGGAATTTGCGCTGCGGATACTCGACTCAGTGGCGGGTCTTGTGCCTGCAATCAAGCCGCAAGTTGCCCTCTTTGAGCGTTTTGGTTCGGCGGGATTCTTGGTTCTCGAGGAGCTGCTGGCTGCTAGCCGGGATGCTGGTGTGCTGAGCATCGCCGATGCCAAACGTGGCGATATTGGTTCCACCATGGCTGCTTATGCGCTGGCTTGGTTGGATTCCGAGTCAACACTGGCAGCGGATGCTGTGACGCTCAGCCCCTACCTAGGGTTTGAATCTTTGCGCCCGGCACTTGATCTGGCCACAGATCAGGGACGCGGTGTCTTTGTGCTGGCCCTCACGTCAAATCCAGAAGGTCCCAGTGTCCAGCACGTAGGCGCTTCAGAAAACGACGGCGCAGTAGCAGCTCGGATTGTTCGTGCGGCTAGCGAAGAAAACCATCGCGAGTTAGCTGGTAGAACTTTAGCTGGCGAAACGAACGGGCAAACTTTGGGCAGCACCGGATTGGTTATTGGTGCGACGGTGGGGGAGTCGGTTCGCAAGCTAGGTCTTGACCTAGCCGGTGTTTCTGGACCGATACTGGCCCCGGGGCTTGGTGCGCAAGGCGCTACTGGCGCGGACCTACGAGTGGTGTTTGATAGTGCCTATCCGCAGGTCTTGGCAACCTCAAGCCGGGGGATCGCTGAGGCCGGACCGGATCGAAATGCTATTGCGGCAGCTACTCGCGCAACCCTTGAAGAGCTCACGGCGCAATAG
- the carB gene encoding carbamoyl-phosphate synthase large subunit: MPKREDLKSVLVIGSGPIVIGQAAEFDYSGTQALRVLKEEGLRVILVNSNPATIMTDPEFADATYVEPITPEVVEKIIAKERPDALLPTLGGQTALNTAIALDKNGVLAKYNVELIGANIAAIELGEDREKFKGVVERCGAESARSHIVHAMDEALVAAADLGYPLVVRPSFTMGGLGSGLAYNEKDLHRIAGAGLQYSPTSEVLLEESILGWKEYELEMMRDKNDNVVVVCSIENFDPVGVHTGDSITVAPAMTLTDREYQNLRDISIAVIREVGVDTGGCNIQFAIEPDTGRVVVIEMNPRVSRSSALASKATGFAIAKIATKLSLGYTLDEIPNDITQKTPASFEPTLDYVVVKVPRFAFEKFPAADPTLTTTMKSVGEAMAIGRNFTEALQKALRSLEQKGSQLDFGSVNALDVPELIEAAKRPTTDRLGQVQRALAGGASVEDLYAATGIDPWFLEQLQLLNEVAVELKQAPQLHESLLRKAKRHGFSDEQIAGLTNNAEAVVRGVRQALGIRPVYKTVDTCAAEFAAYTPYHYSSYDQEDEIALHEKPSVIILGSGPNRIGQGIEFDYSCVHASMALRKAGYETVMVNCNPETVSTDYDVSTRLYFEPLTLEDVLEVIAAEERTGGVMGVFVQLGGQTPLKLAQDLADAGVPILGTPPEAIDLAEHRGQFARVLDIAGLIAPKNGAAVSFEDAKRVADEIGYPVLVRPSYVLGGRGMEIVYDEPNLLRYITNATEITPDHPVLIDRFLEDAIEIDVDALYDGKELYLGGVMEHIEEAGIHSGDSACVLPPITLGQGVVDRVRDATQAIAEGVGVRGLINIQFALASDVLYVLEANPRASRTVPFVSKATGVQLAKAAALIGTGVTINQLRTAYKMIPSLPGTPGGFDGGSLPVGAPVAVKEAVLPFSRFRTPEGAVVDSLLGPEMRSTGEVMGIDKHFDTAFAKSQAAANNALPTEGKVFVSVANRDKRAVIMAVKLLADLGFEIVSTGGTADVLRRNGIQSSTVRKVAEGTSAEGEGTITDLIIAGEIDMVFNTPSGGEARGDGYEIRAAAISIGIPCITTVAEFNVAVLAIEAMRSFEWNVTSLQEHAEALLEAAANV; encoded by the coding sequence ATGCCAAAGAGAGAAGATCTAAAATCCGTGCTGGTTATTGGCTCTGGTCCGATTGTGATCGGCCAGGCTGCTGAGTTTGACTACTCTGGAACACAAGCGTTGCGTGTGTTGAAGGAGGAAGGGCTTCGCGTCATCCTGGTCAACTCCAACCCGGCGACCATCATGACTGACCCGGAATTTGCTGATGCGACCTATGTGGAGCCAATCACTCCCGAGGTAGTAGAAAAGATCATTGCCAAAGAGCGACCGGATGCCTTACTGCCAACTCTTGGTGGTCAGACCGCGCTCAACACAGCCATCGCTCTGGATAAAAACGGAGTGCTTGCCAAATACAACGTCGAATTGATCGGCGCGAATATTGCCGCGATTGAGCTCGGTGAGGATCGCGAGAAGTTCAAAGGCGTCGTCGAACGCTGTGGTGCGGAATCTGCACGATCGCACATTGTGCACGCCATGGATGAAGCACTCGTCGCAGCGGCAGACCTAGGTTACCCGTTGGTAGTCCGACCTTCGTTCACTATGGGTGGACTTGGCTCCGGCCTTGCCTATAACGAGAAGGACCTGCACCGAATTGCCGGTGCAGGTTTGCAATACAGCCCGACGAGCGAAGTTCTGCTTGAGGAAAGCATTCTGGGCTGGAAAGAGTACGAGCTCGAAATGATGCGCGACAAAAACGACAACGTCGTGGTCGTGTGTTCAATCGAGAATTTTGACCCAGTTGGTGTGCATACTGGCGACTCAATCACGGTAGCGCCCGCGATGACGTTGACTGACCGCGAGTACCAAAATCTGCGCGATATTTCGATCGCGGTCATCCGCGAAGTTGGCGTGGACACCGGTGGTTGCAATATTCAGTTTGCCATCGAACCAGACACCGGTCGCGTCGTGGTGATCGAAATGAACCCTCGAGTCTCGCGTTCTTCGGCTCTAGCTTCCAAAGCCACTGGGTTCGCTATCGCAAAAATCGCTACCAAGCTTTCGTTGGGCTACACGCTCGACGAAATTCCGAACGACATCACGCAGAAGACGCCGGCCAGCTTTGAGCCGACGCTCGACTACGTCGTCGTCAAAGTACCTCGCTTCGCCTTCGAAAAATTCCCGGCAGCTGACCCCACGCTGACCACGACGATGAAGAGCGTCGGCGAAGCGATGGCAATCGGCCGAAACTTTACTGAAGCCTTGCAGAAGGCACTTCGTTCGCTGGAGCAAAAAGGCAGTCAGCTGGATTTTGGCAGCGTCAACGCCTTGGACGTGCCAGAGCTGATCGAAGCTGCAAAACGTCCGACGACGGATCGGCTGGGCCAGGTGCAGCGCGCACTTGCCGGTGGTGCTTCGGTTGAGGACCTCTACGCTGCGACCGGAATCGATCCCTGGTTCCTTGAGCAACTTCAGCTACTCAATGAAGTGGCCGTTGAGCTGAAACAAGCGCCTCAACTTCATGAAAGTTTGTTGCGGAAGGCGAAACGGCACGGTTTCTCCGATGAACAGATTGCTGGCTTAACCAACAATGCAGAAGCCGTCGTCCGCGGCGTTCGGCAAGCGTTGGGTATTCGGCCGGTCTATAAGACGGTCGATACGTGTGCTGCAGAATTCGCAGCCTATACGCCGTATCACTATTCTTCCTACGATCAGGAAGACGAGATCGCTTTGCACGAAAAGCCCTCAGTGATCATTCTGGGCTCGGGACCAAATCGAATCGGTCAAGGAATTGAGTTTGACTATTCCTGCGTGCACGCGTCAATGGCGTTGCGCAAGGCCGGCTACGAGACGGTGATGGTCAACTGCAACCCCGAGACTGTTTCCACTGACTACGACGTTTCCACTAGGTTGTACTTCGAGCCACTGACCCTTGAAGACGTGCTTGAAGTGATTGCTGCGGAGGAGCGCACCGGTGGTGTGATGGGTGTCTTTGTCCAGCTTGGTGGTCAAACCCCCTTGAAGCTCGCACAAGATCTGGCCGATGCGGGCGTGCCAATTTTGGGTACGCCGCCGGAGGCTATCGATTTGGCGGAGCACCGGGGCCAATTCGCGCGTGTGCTGGATATTGCCGGGCTTATTGCACCCAAGAATGGCGCCGCAGTCTCCTTCGAGGACGCCAAACGGGTGGCGGATGAAATTGGTTACCCAGTTTTGGTTCGACCGTCTTATGTCTTGGGCGGTCGTGGCATGGAGATTGTCTATGATGAGCCGAACCTGTTGCGGTACATCACGAATGCCACCGAAATTACTCCTGACCATCCGGTGCTCATCGACCGATTTTTGGAAGACGCCATCGAGATTGACGTGGATGCGCTTTACGACGGCAAAGAGCTCTACCTAGGCGGCGTGATGGAGCACATTGAGGAGGCTGGTATTCACTCTGGCGACTCAGCCTGTGTTTTGCCGCCAATAACGCTTGGCCAGGGCGTGGTGGACCGTGTGCGTGATGCGACGCAAGCGATTGCTGAAGGCGTCGGGGTACGCGGTCTGATCAATATCCAGTTCGCTTTGGCCTCGGACGTGCTTTACGTACTAGAGGCGAACCCCCGGGCGTCGCGCACCGTGCCGTTCGTCTCTAAAGCGACTGGTGTTCAACTAGCCAAGGCAGCGGCGCTGATAGGTACCGGGGTGACTATCAATCAGTTGCGCACTGCGTACAAGATGATCCCGAGCTTACCGGGTACTCCTGGCGGGTTCGACGGCGGTTCGCTGCCCGTCGGTGCGCCGGTAGCCGTCAAAGAAGCAGTGCTTCCGTTTAGTCGCTTCCGCACTCCAGAAGGTGCTGTAGTCGACTCGCTTCTTGGCCCTGAAATGCGCTCAACTGGCGAAGTAATGGGCATCGATAAGCACTTTGATACCGCTTTTGCGAAAAGCCAAGCAGCGGCGAACAACGCATTGCCGACCGAAGGGAAAGTATTCGTTTCGGTGGCCAACCGGGATAAGCGTGCGGTCATTATGGCGGTGAAGTTGCTGGCAGATTTGGGCTTTGAAATCGTTTCGACGGGTGGCACGGCGGATGTTCTTCGGCGTAACGGAATCCAGTCCAGCACGGTCCGGAAAGTCGCTGAAGGCACCAGCGCCGAAGGCGAAGGAACCATTACTGATCTCATTATCGCGGGGGAGATCGATATGGTCTTCAATACTCCCTCTGGTGGCGAAGCGCGCGGCGACGGCTATGAGATCCGGGCCGCAGCTATCTCAATCGGCATCCCGTGCATCACCACGGTGGCTGAATTCAACGTTGCGGTGCTGGCAATCGAAGCGATGCGCAGCTTCGAGTGGAACGTCACCAGCCTGCAAGAGCACGCTGAGGCTCTCTTGGAAGCGGCGGCAAATGTCTGA